From Bufo gargarizans isolate SCDJY-AF-19 chromosome 10, ASM1485885v1, whole genome shotgun sequence, the proteins below share one genomic window:
- the ADM gene encoding pro-adrenomedullin translates to MDLAYVVFLHITYLSFLGSAATRMEVVQGDSKKWKFLQVNRVRRDLQTPVQSPDATSTFSFVKPEDTKDPQLPQSSNGAHIRVKRYRHSFGNYPPTSRGCKFGTCIVHNLANQIYQYTDKDKDITAPARKISSQGYGKRRRRSVPDRRLLMPFVDGTFRPQWVNAGKARTGARHLLDILQRTSTQRGLAKTKGKMWQTLLRT, encoded by the exons ATGGACTTGGCTTACGTCGTCTTCCTTCACATCACTTATCTCAGCTTCCTTGGCTCCGCCGCCACAAGGATGGAAGTCGTCCAAGGAGACAGTAAAAA ATGGAAGTTTCTTCAGGTGAATCGAGTCCGGAGGGATCTGCAGACACCTGTCCAAAGTCCTGATGCAACCTCAACGTTCTCCTTCGTCAAGCCAGAAGACACCAAGGACCCTCAGCTGCCCCAGAGCAG CAATGGTGCCCATATCCGTGTGAAGAGGTACAGGCACAGCTTCGGCAACTACCCACCCACCTCCAGAGGCTGCAAGTTCGGCACCTGTATAGTGCACAACCTGGCCAACCAAATCTACCAGTATACCGACAAGGACAAGGACATCACAGCCCCCGCCAGGAAAATCAGCTCCCAGGGCTACGGCAAAAGGAGGAGAAGGTCCGTTCCCGACAGGAGGCTTTTGATGCCCTTTGTGGATGGCACATTCAGACCTCAGTGGGTGAACGCTGGCAAAGCCAGAACCGGTGCCCGACACCTCCTGGACATCCTCCAAAGAACATCTACACAGAGAGGACTGGCCAAGACCAAAGGCAAAATGTGGCAGACCTTGCTAAGGACTTAA